CTTCCAATTGAATTGATTTCTATTTTTCCGATTAATTTGGGCTTTTTCAATCCAAATGAGTTACAAATAAATTGGAGTCTTTCTTCATCAGACTGTAATGTTAGATAATCCTTAACTGTGCGAGTTTCTATACTACTTAACATTGTAATCACCTCAAGATTTAATCTAAATTAATTCTGCTATCTCAATAAGATGCTGAATATCCTCTTTCTGTACTGGATTCTTGCACATATTATATAAATTTAACGTTTCTAAAAGACTTAGCTGTTTATTTTTCATTAACTGATTTTTTAACGTAGCTATATGCTGTTGGAAGTCCCTCTCTTTGTCTAAAAAAGGTTTGTTTTCTTCAACGTAATATAAATAGTCCCAGCCCTTTATGGCAGTAGCAAGAACTTTTAAAATATATGCTGTCTCGGAAATTCCATTTAATAGTTGTAATGCTTTTACAATATTTTCTTTTACTAATTTGGTATTATTCACCTTCCTGTAGTATTTTGCTAAATTCCAAAAAATTAACGGTAAAGGGTATAGTATATCTTTTTTTAAATCCTTATATAGCTGTGCTAAATCCAGTTTTGATTTATTGAGAGTCTTTAATAAAAACTCTCCACCATATAATTCATCATCAGACATTGAAATTATTTTCACATATGTACTTATCTTGAAGATGTTTCCTTTGTAATCCTCAGCCCATCTATCACAGCATTCTTCTAACGCTTCCTGAGACAATTGAGAAATACCTTCACATTTTAATAGGTAGGTCAATGCATCCCTTACTTGATTTACTTGAATAAATGCATTAGCACTATATACATATTGTCTTTCAATATCTTTTTCTTTTTCAAAATGATCAATGGCATACTCAAAATCTTTTAAGGCCTTGTCTAATAAAGATGGGTTCTTATTAATTAATTTTGTATAAGCCTGTCCTCTCGTTCCGTATAATTTTCCTAATTGATTAAATTTATCTATTGATTGAAGATTTTCATCATCTATCATCTCTAGTAGATACATTAAATCATTACACGCTTTAATGAGCGAAGTTAAAACATTAATAGCAGCTTCATTTTGTAAAAAGTTTAACAAATGAACACTTTTACGATTTTGATACATAATGTAATAATTTAATTTTGTAATTAAATCCTGTACTTTTCTAAGTTCCAAATTAAAAACTTCGTCTAAGTGTTCTGCTTCTATATCCCCTTCATGTGTGTAAATCGTATATAAATATAGGATTACGTCTAATACAAAAATATTACTAAATTTGACTTTTGCTTTTCTCATAATCGGGGTTAAAAAATCCCGCACTGCAATCCCAATTTTTTTAGCTAAAGAAAATTCTTTTTGTATCTTTACCAAGTGACCTATTTCTAATGTAACTTTCAATAATTGATTATCTATCTCTTCTAAACGCATATTTTGCAATTTAGGAACTAATAACTCTACGAATAATGCTTCAGTTTCCTTATTATCTTGAGAATATTCTAGAAGCAATGTAAATATGGCATCCGATACTTTGTTATTTATAAGCATACTTTGTAATTGATTTTCGAGTTTAGGTATTAACGAGGTGATTCTAGCATTTTTAAAATATTTTTTTAGATATTGTCGCTCATCATGACTGAATTTTACTTTCGCATCTTGTGTCAAAAAACCATTGCAAATTGTATCTGATAGCATAAGCATTTCATCATATCTTGCATCGCTTAAATGAACTTTAAATTTTGGTAAAACCTTGCTTGATAATTCTTTTTTCGCAATACCAACTATTATCTTTTCTCTCAAAATTTTTTCATAATTTGAAAAGTCTATAATTCCAGTTCCTTTTGAGACATCTTTTCTAGAGGCTACAGAAACTTCTAATTCTACTTTTCCATGAATTGCGGATAAACGTGTAATAAGTTGAATTAAACCCTCTGCTATAATGTTCAAATACGTGGTAGTTGAATCAATTACTACTATTTTTTCAGTATTTTCGAAAATAATGACTTCATGTTTAAACTTTTCAAGCTCTTTTAATATATTTATAACAGTTGTGCCAGTTTCATCTTTACAATGAACTTTATCTTTACCAGTAGTTCTTTTCACTAAGACTTTCGCAACATCTTGAGAAATAGTATCTTTTTCAATCAACAGTCCACCAATTAGAGAGGGTCGCCAATTTTCTGGTTTATTATTATCATTTTCAAAATCTCCACTTTCATCTAAAAATAGTTGAAATTCCATAAAACCCCTCCTTAAAAGCGTATAAATATATAAGCTATTTCGATTACCACATTGTTCTCAATATACCATTTGACGTTATTATTACTTATTTCATCTAGTAGGCTTACATGATTTAACATAGCTCTTGCTCTAAATCCAATAGCTCCATCATCTTAATTAATTTTAATATGTATATTTTACTATAAATTACATATGAACAATGAAAATTTGCAGAATCAAGATTTTAAATTTTTATTAGAGAATGTTATTTCAACAAAACAAATGGCTATGCATTTACAGGTAAAAGAAGATGTCATCGAAGAATTATGTGAAAGGGACTACTCAAAGCGAAATATTTAAACAATGGATGGGCAATTTTAAAGAATCAAGAATCACCTTGTTTAGTACAATTAGATAGTGAAAATAATGTTTACAATATCACCCATAATATTCTTATAGGACATTTAAAGATCCTTCGGGTAAATTGCAGATATGTACTTGAAATTGAAGCATTTTTAGAAGTATCATCATGGGCAGATTCAATGGAGAATGCTTTATTAAAAGCAGAAGAAGTAATAATTTACACTCAAAAAAGTGAGTTTGTCGCAGTATTTAATAGTGAAGCTGAAGCGTTTAAATATGCTAATAAACTTTATCCCGAATTCCCATTAGAGGAATACATTATAGAGATGTATGACTAAAGAGATTTTGATAACAATTTAATTAATTTTTAAAAAGTCAACAACAAAGACAATGGTAAATCAATCTTACCATTGTCTTTTTCTCATTAGGAATTTTCCATACCCTCATCGCGGTAGTATTGATGGTGATACAAAAATTATATAAGTTGTAGTTGAAATACCTTTCATTAATCAAAATACTCACATCTTACATAATTTCTACCTATTTTTTAGTGAACTTTTCCATTTAGATTATAATTCCTTATCCCTTATAATCATTAGCAATTATAAGTGACAACTCTTCTCTACTTGGGTTTTCAATATCCACGACTCTTTTAGCATGGTTCATAATCAGCTCATCGTAAATATTTCGAACCAAGCGACCATTGGCAAAATTCTCGTCTTTCCTTTCAACTAACTCTTGTAATAGCGGTCTAATTTTCTTTTTAGCATCTTCATTTAAAATATATTCATTTCTATTGCACATCTTCAATAGAATTTCTTCTAATTCATCTGCTGTATAATCTTCGAACTCGATAAACGTGTTAAAACGAGATTTAAGCCCCGGATTCGAATCAAAAAATTTATTCATTGGTTCTGTATAACCAGCTACTATTACAACCAAATCATCTCGATAATCTTCTAGTGCTTTTGTCAGTTCAGTCAAACACTCTCGACCGTAAGAATCGCTATGGTCATTTTCCGTAATGCTGTAGGCCTCATCAATGAACAACACACCGCCTTTTGCTTTTTCAATAACCTTTTTAACTTTCAGAGCTGTCTGACCTTGATAACCCGCTATCAAGTCCGTTCTGGAAACTTCAATGAAATGCCCCTTCGAGAGTAATCCTATCTGTTTATAAATTCTTCCTACAATTCTAGCCACAGTAGTTTTTCCTGTTCCGGGTTTACCCATAAAGGCAAGATGAAGTGTGTTTTTAGTAGATGTTAACCCTTTGGCTTTACGCATCTTCTGTACCTTTTGATAAGCGATAAGATCATTTACTTTTGTTTTTACATTATTCAAACCTATTAGTTCATTTAATTCAGATAACAACTCAGGCAAAGTCCTATTGTCTTGATCTATTAAATCCTTATTACAAATATCCAAGACTGTAATATAACCATAATACTTAATTAAGCTATCCTTTAATGCTTTTGCCAACAATTTAACTTCTTGAATGTGTTTTTTCAAATCAACAACATCGGATATCTTTTTAAGTAATGTGATTGTCGCTATTTGATCTTGATTTTCGACAATCGCTATTGCATACTTCGTTATTTCTCCATGTTCTCCGACCAATGCATCTAATTTCGAAGCTAAATCTAAAAAAGCATTTTCGTATTTATTTCCCATTATAGAATCCCCAATATATTCAACACAAATTGAATTAGTGTAATACCTATGGAACCTCCAGCTAGGGCATAAGCAATTTTCATTTTTTTGGATAGAGTATTTATCTTGCTCTCGTAATTGGTTTTCTCTTCATTGATTTGTTGTTTAGCTACATACAAATTATTTTCAAGACCTTCAACTTTTTTCTCAAGTGATTTGACTACTGCCTTAGATTTACGAGAGTCTTCCCACAATTCATCAATATCTTCAAGGTGGTTGTACTTGTTCAATTCTTCCTTAAATTGTTTCAAAGCCCTCTATCTCTTGACCTTGAACTTTGATTAAATTATTAATATCTACAATCTGAGTATTAACTGATTTAATATTTTTACTAAAAGTTTGAGAATTTTCCCATAAAAGGTCGATGCTTGCAAGGTGCTTGTATTTGCTCACTTTTCCAACAAATTGATTCAAGGTAACTAGCGTATTATATTGAGCATCAGTAGTTTTTTTTATGCTAGCAATTTCCGTATAAACTGACTTTAGCTCTTTTGCAAATTTTTGAGTATCTTTCCACACTTCATCAACATTTTCAAGATGCTCATATTTATCCAACTTATCCTTAAAATTTTTTAAGACTAATATTGTTTGTTTTTGCATTTCTATAGTTTTATTGATATCTTTTTGAGCATCTTTAGCTTCTTTACTTGCTTTTTCAGCTGCCTTAATCGAAATGAGTATTGCTTGTATGTATTCTTTATCTAATGCCTCCAACGCATTATAAACTTCACCAAATTCTTTAATAAACTTTGTATTTAGAGTATTGAATTTGATTAGATAACCTTGTATCTGATTGGTTAAAGCATTTAATTCTTGACCTGTTACCTTATGATCAAACCAATTAAACAATCCCCCATCAACGTCAACTTTTTTTAAAGCTAATTCATCTGGTTTCGTCATAGAAAATTGTTTTAACTGATTTTTTGCTTTTTCAAAATTATGTGTTTGAATAACTAGTTCGTTCATATTAACCCTCTAATTCGATAAGATTTTAAGTTCATCGGAAATAAAATCAAATTCATCATCATTTTTATTTTGATTATTCTCGGTATAATCACTCATAGAGTGTAAAATTTATTCCAAAAGCTCTTTAATCATTTGCTCCATCTCATCAAATGAATCCTTTTTGTCTTTTGAATACGATGTATCTTCATTGAATATTGAATTTAAGGATTGTTCCATTTCTCTTTTTGCCAATTCATGTCTTTTGGCTATTGAACTAGACGCGTTTTTCTTGGTATTAGCAAGTTTCTCACTGTTCAATTCTATTAGTAGGGATTGCGTATTCAAAACTTCATTCCCTTTTTTGATTTGTTGACCTACATTATAAGTTATCTGCTTTTTTTCAATAGCTTTATCAATTAAGTTTATAGCTATTGCCCCAATAATCCCTGCAGTTAAACCTCCTGCAAACAATCCTATCAAACTAGCTAGACTCCCTAATAGGGGAATTTCAACTGCAAGTAACGGAATTGTCATTAAACCTTTTTCAATTGCTTCCCCTAACAGTATTGCACTAACAGCACTTAATCCTGCCATTACAATTTTTCCTGTTTCAAGCAAACGGATACCAATAGGTTTGTCTTTATTATCAGGATTTTTTAGATAATTAATGGCTTCTTTTATTGATTTCCATCCTTGCTTTAACAAAGTCCATACTTTTTTTATAGTCGCTACGATCGGACCATATATAGCTGTAAAAATAGTCGTTAGGACTGAATTTCCAGCATTCTTCAAATGGATTTTTAATTTACTAATAAATGAACTAATTGCCTCTTTAATGTGATCAATTAGCGTATTCAAATTTTTCTGAGCAGATTTTAACCATTTAATCAGTTTGCCAATTACTTCTTTAATGAACTCGGTAAACATTAGCATAACAGCAGTACGAAGAGCCTTTCCTGTTATTCTAAAGGCTTCTTCCTTACGTGATTGCTTTCCTGTCTCTATAGATTTTTGAATTCCTTCTTGCTTCTTTTTCTCATATTCTTCACGAGCAACGCGATCTTGTTCTCTCAACTCTTCATCATTGATGTCAAATCGTTCAGCAGGCTTTTTACCATAACGTTCACTATCTAACCAATCATTCATGCTACTATCACCTTTTGATTGATTAGCTGAAGAATCTAAGTCATTAAGGTTTTTCTCACTATTAGCAAAAGCCACTTGTTCCTCTCTACTTAAATGTGCATTTGCTTCTGGATCACGATTAATTTCTGCTGTTGGTACTGTATGATCTTTATGAACACTAGCAGAACCTTTCTCTCTTCCTTTATCAAAATCATCCCGTGCATCTTTATTTAATACCTTTTGTTCCTTACCACTTCTTGTATCTGTTTTTGTTTTAATTTCACCATTTTCATCTTTTTGAAATCTTCCTTGATATTCGTCATAACGTTGCTGATAATCAATAGAAGTATTGTGGGTTGCTATTTTACCTTTTTCAAAATTTTCAGTGGTCTGAATATGAGAGTCTTTTCTTAAATCTAATGTAAGACCTCGATTTTCTTTTATAAAGTCGTCCCCCGCTTTAGCAGCAATTTGATTAGTAAATTGCTCCCAAACCACATTCATTATTGTATTTCCTAAATTGTCGACATTACTGATTTTTTCTTTTTCTTCCTTTAATAAATCTAAATCTGAAAGTTGGATATCCAATTCGCTTTGTAATTTATTTTCTAACTCGTCAAAGTCGAATGAATCTTCAATATCAATTTCCATATCTGATAACTTCAATTTTGCGTTTTCTTTTGACATTTTCCACCTCTGAGTATATGAATACATATATAAATAGTTTAACTGAATTTCACTTCAAACTCTATTTCAATTATTTAGTAAGTAATTTTTCACCTATTATTAGAGTTACATGACATGGTTTATACACTATTGCATTTACTATGCTTATCCTAGAATGCGAAAAGGTGAAGCGTTGCATTGGCCTTGTGTAATATTAATTTTGGTGAAAATGAAGTGAGGATTAATAAAGCCATTTCTAATAACAGTATAACAGTGTACAACCCGTAATCCTCCAACGTCTATTAGTAGACTATGACCAGCAGTAAAGCCACTATTCGAATTAATGATTTCACCTTTAACTCTCACTACTTTATTATCGTTTTCAATTCTTGAATATTGATAGAGGAATCTATGTTCTGCTGTTATAAAAATCCTTTTTGCTTGCAATAAAAGTATCTTTTTCGGATTTTGCAGAACCTCGTGTTGCATCGATTTCATCATGGTATAAATAAACGCGAAGGTATTAAAAAAGTGCCACGAACGTTGATAAATCAACATTTGTGGCACTCCATGAAATTTAGTAAAGTTCACATTTTTACCGATTTTTTATTTTTCTACGTTTCTTTAATAATTTATTATCTTCATTCAATTATAATTAAGGCGCTATTGATTTCCTTCAAACTATTTATCTTTAGTTTTTATATTTTTGAAACTGAATTTACAAAAGGCTTCACTTCTCACTTAACTAACTACACTTGCAAGATCAACCATTTTTAATACTGCTTCATCAAAGTCTTTTGTAGAAGTAACAAGTGCTTCATCTTTATCGTATATATAAAAATACTCATCAACAAAATTTAAGGTATAGCCATTATGATTAAGTTCAACATATTTTTCGTTATATGCACCAATTGAATCTTGGTAAGAACACGCGATACCTCTTTCTTTTAGTTCTGCATAAACAGCATAACTATAATACTCCTGACAGTATCCACTGGTCATTGTTGTATCCAAAAGTAAAATATCCTTTTCTCCATTAAATCTAATGAAGCGTTTGTTCCCACAGCAATTCTTTAAAATCTGAGGATATCGAATAAAGTATTCTCTCCAATCAGTTACTGTATGTTGCGCAATGATTTTCTCTAAGTCCTCTTTAACTGTATCAGGCGAAATTTGTTGTAATAGTCGTACTAAATAAACTACATTTTTGTGACGTAAGAATCGTTTCCAACTTATATCACGATCAAAACCTTCAATTAAGAAGCTACGATTTTGCCCTGATTCAAGTAAGTAATCACCAAAAGTTAATAGCGCTCTACTTAGTAAATCATTTGGTACATTGAGCTTTACAGCTCCGAAAATTGCAACTGCCTTCTCATAATAATTTTGGAATTTCAACTGTTTTTTATAGAGTTCTTCTTGAGTTAATTGGTCAATCTCGTTAATTTTAATATGAAGTAATAAAAATCCCATGTCCCCTTCAAAATAAGGATAATCTTCTGCTTGCGCTAACTTTTCTCCCCACGCATCATCCTTCAGTATTAACCTTGCTTTTTTTTGTTCTTGTTTAAACTGATAGCCTGAGAAACCAGTTAGTTTAGTATTTGAATTAGCTAAATACTTATCAAGTTCTCTTACATGCTGAATAAGAACATCAAGTGCTTGAATTGACTGGATATAATCTTCAATTCTATTATAAATCGTATTTACTGATACATTACGAATAAACCGCATCCACCGTTCAAATGATGAACAATCATTACCATAGAAACGAAGATATGAAATTGTAGCATAAAGCTGCACTCGATCTGTGTAATTGATATTAGAAGTCATTGCTTCAAAAATAAGACTCTCAATGTTAATAGCAGAATTTTGTGTAGTAAGTGTTTCAGAATATAGAGAATCCAAAGCATTATTAATATCAGTTAACCAAGCTTCATGGTCAAAATCCAAACTTTTTAATTCTTCAAAGCGTATAGCATTCTCTTGATTAATTGCTTGAAATAATCGACCACGGTTCGCTTGAAAACGCGCTAATTGATTGTACATTAATGCATAGAAAAATTGCAAAAACGATTCATCATACTCTTGTTGCTTATGTTTCCAGAAATAATCCGACCAAATGGTATCCATTTTATGCATGAGTTCTACACTATTTTCATACTCAACTGATTCTAGATATTGCTGGAATCGCGCTTTAAAGTTTTCAAATGAAGTTAGAGGCTTTCCACGAGCATTCATTTTAATGTACAAAGAGTCTTCTAACTGGAACGTATCTAAATCGATAAATTGGAATGTAATAGGCGCGTTTGATTGCAATGTTTCAAATAAGTCATTTGGTAAATCATATTCTTTTGCAAACGCGTGAATGGTATCAATCATTTCAAGCATTGACAGAATGGTTTGATCATTAACCCACTCATAATAGAAACTCGACTCATTTTGGATTTGAATTGATAAACAAGCTTCTGATAAATCTAACTCTGTTAAGGAAACGAGCATTTGGCAAAATAGTTTACTACTCGTGCGTGTCTCATAAGTAAACTTTTTGAATGTTTCCCTATTGCTATCAAGTTTATTTTCTTTTAAGGCAATATACCAGTATAGTAAAAATAACGTTGTTAATCGTTGTTGGCCATCAAGTGGTGCAAAATGATTAGCTTGATCTACAGTACCATAAATAAAGTCTAATTCGACTAGTTCCCCAGTTTTCAGTGAATTAAATAGCACTCGTAAAAAATCATGCCGCACAATTTCTACATCTTTATTTTTTCTTCCTTGAACATAGTCCCTTTGAATTATAGGAATAGTTATTTTATAATGATTTATTAACTCCCAAAAACTATAGACCTTAGAATCATGCATTTAAACTCACCTCTTCCTTTGAATGTTTTGTAATAACGGGCCCTAATACATCAAGTATGTTTTGCATATATGCTTCACGATCTTCTTGATTCCAATAATGAATTTGCGTAGTTTGTTTACTGTAATATTTTAAAAATACATTCTTAGTACAAGGTGGAATATACACACCATTTTGGTCGCGTTTAATGATTTCTTCCCGCTTTTTGGGGAAAATACTATTCTTATAAGAACGGTTAGTTCTAGCGTCTAATAAAGTACAATTTGAGATATGATTTGAATATTCATTTCCAAAATAGTCGACAATTTGTTGTTGAATTTTCTCAAACTCTTCAACTTCCAAAGCCTCTTCCTTAATTGTTTGTATATTTTGTTCTAGCTGTTCTTTGAAATCTAAATCTTCAACAAATGGTAAAGCATCTTTAATATATTCTAATTGTTCTTCTTGTTTTTCAGGTACTTTACTTTGCAATGCATGAATATGTTCAATATCCCATTTTTCATTTTTATAACGATCAAAATCAAAACGTTGCTTAGAGTTCTCATCTTGTTGTAGGGTCATAATATTATATAGTAGAAGTGTATCTTTAACCTTTGATCTATCATTTTCATAGTCTAGTTCTGCTATATCCCAATTTTTTATACGAGACTTAATCATATTGTAAAGTGAATTTAGAAACTCATCTTTTTTCATTGTCTTTGCATTTGCCAAAATATTTCTAATAGGTTCGCCAATTTCAAGTAAGTATCCAATCAAATGATATAAGTCACGTTTTACATACCACTCGTTAAACTGATAATAAAGAGCAAGTATCTCTTTCCAAAGAGATTCAACGACCTCATACCTTTGTTCACCTCCATCCACACGACGTTCTATTTCATCATGGAAAGCATGAAACGTTTTATATGATGTTTTTATATTCGTATCGTTAGGAAAATTTGCTGTTACGAGTTCAAATATCCATTCGATATGGTTGTCATACTTTACATTGGTAGGCTGCAAGAAAAACCAAAAATCAGGGTTTTGTAAATGAATTTCGATTTGGTCCCATTGTGTGGCTAATTCAATCTGCTTTAATTTTATGTAATCATGTTGTGATGCATTTGATCCTAAATTTGTTTTACTTAAAAACAACGCTTTAATTAACTCAGCATTTGTTAGAGCAATTTTCCCGATATTAATTCGTGTAAATAAATCGATTGAATCATAATGAGCATCAAGCTCATACCATAATACTTTGACCTGTTCTGTTAAACGCTGCCATATATGAACGGGTGAGTTTTTTTCAGGATGTTGTCTAAACCATTCTCTAATAGTTTCAAATGCATTATACATATGGTAGTAATCAATGTTGTCGTTACGCTGGCTTTCTCCATTTATTATATTGGCAATATACGAACTGCTCCCATTACGAGTTTCATATGTTAGTGTATATCCTGTCCCTTCATAAAACGGAATGATGGACTGGATATATTTTATGATAAGTAATACTGTTGTTAATCGTTGTTGGCCATCAATCACTTCAATCGTATCCCCATGTCCCTTAACAACAATCGGCTGTAGCCAATAGTAATCATCTTTTTTCGGATCCATCTTATGAAACTCCCAAATATCATCTAACAACTCTGTAACTTGAAGAGATGTCCATCGATAACCACGCTGATAAGATGGAATCCAAAATTCTATGTTAGCCTCTAGCATTTCACCAATACTCTTTGGTATTAAACTCGACATACTAAACCTCCCGATACACTTATTAATTCAATAGTACCAAATTATTACAAAAATTAAATCATTCAATAATAATTTAATTAATTGGATATGTAACAATCTTATTTATAACAAATTAAATTTCAAATTAAATAACAAACACCATTTCAAACTTAATAACAAAATACATTAGTGAAAACCTTAACTTATAATAAAACCATTAAAAACCCTTGGTATATTAGGACTTTGGTGTTTTATGTAATGAAAACTCTTTTCTGGTTTCGGGACTGGATAGAGATTATTTAGAAACATATCATAAATTTTATTGCTATTATCCTCTATATCTTTCCTT
This Metabacillus endolithicus DNA region includes the following protein-coding sequences:
- a CDS encoding AAA family ATPase — translated: MGNKYENAFLDLASKLDALVGEHGEITKYAIAIVENQDQIATITLLKKISDVVDLKKHIQEVKLLAKALKDSLIKYYGYITVLDICNKDLIDQDNRTLPELLSELNELIGLNNVKTKVNDLIAYQKVQKMRKAKGLTSTKNTLHLAFMGKPGTGKTTVARIVGRIYKQIGLLSKGHFIEVSRTDLIAGYQGQTALKVKKVIEKAKGGVLFIDEAYSITENDHSDSYGRECLTELTKALEDYRDDLVVIVAGYTEPMNKFFDSNPGLKSRFNTFIEFEDYTADELEEILLKMCNRNEYILNEDAKKKIRPLLQELVERKDENFANGRLVRNIYDELIMNHAKRVVDIENPSREELSLIIANDYKG
- a CDS encoding conserved oligomeric Golgi complex subunit 6, whose amino-acid sequence is MNELVIQTHNFEKAKNQLKQFSMTKPDELALKKVDVDGGLFNWFDHKVTGQELNALTNQIQGYLIKFNTLNTKFIKEFGEVYNALEALDKEYIQAILISIKAAEKASKEAKDAQKDINKTIEMQKQTILVLKNFKDKLDKYEHLENVDEVWKDTQKFAKELKSVYTEIASIKKTTDAQYNTLVTLNQFVGKVSKYKHLASIDLLWENSQTFSKNIKSVNTQIVDINNLIKVQGQEIEGFETI
- a CDS encoding cation diffusion facilitator family transporter, which gives rise to MSKENAKLKLSDMEIDIEDSFDFDELENKLQSELDIQLSDLDLLKEEKEKISNVDNLGNTIMNVVWEQFTNQIAAKAGDDFIKENRGLTLDLRKDSHIQTTENFEKGKIATHNTSIDYQQRYDEYQGRFQKDENGEIKTKTDTRSGKEQKVLNKDARDDFDKGREKGSASVHKDHTVPTAEINRDPEANAHLSREEQVAFANSEKNLNDLDSSANQSKGDSSMNDWLDSERYGKKPAERFDINDEELREQDRVAREEYEKKKQEGIQKSIETGKQSRKEEAFRITGKALRTAVMLMFTEFIKEVIGKLIKWLKSAQKNLNTLIDHIKEAISSFISKLKIHLKNAGNSVLTTIFTAIYGPIVATIKKVWTLLKQGWKSIKEAINYLKNPDNKDKPIGIRLLETGKIVMAGLSAVSAILLGEAIEKGLMTIPLLAVEIPLLGSLASLIGLFAGGLTAGIIGAIAINLIDKAIEKKQITYNVGQQIKKGNEVLNTQSLLIELNSEKLANTKKNASSSIAKRHELAKREMEQSLNSIFNEDTSYSKDKKDSFDEMEQMIKELLE
- a CDS encoding DUF262 domain-containing protein — protein: MHDSKVYSFWELINHYKITIPIIQRDYVQGRKNKDVEIVRHDFLRVLFNSLKTGELVELDFIYGTVDQANHFAPLDGQQRLTTLFLLYWYIALKENKLDSNRETFKKFTYETRTSSKLFCQMLVSLTELDLSEACLSIQIQNESSFYYEWVNDQTILSMLEMIDTIHAFAKEYDLPNDLFETLQSNAPITFQFIDLDTFQLEDSLYIKMNARGKPLTSFENFKARFQQYLESVEYENSVELMHKMDTIWSDYFWKHKQQEYDESFLQFFYALMYNQLARFQANRGRLFQAINQENAIRFEELKSLDFDHEAWLTDINNALDSLYSETLTTQNSAINIESLIFEAMTSNINYTDRVQLYATISYLRFYGNDCSSFERWMRFIRNVSVNTIYNRIEDYIQSIQALDVLIQHVRELDKYLANSNTKLTGFSGYQFKQEQKKARLILKDDAWGEKLAQAEDYPYFEGDMGFLLLHIKINEIDQLTQEELYKKQLKFQNYYEKAVAIFGAVKLNVPNDLLSRALLTFGDYLLESGQNRSFLIEGFDRDISWKRFLRHKNVVYLVRLLQQISPDTVKEDLEKIIAQHTVTDWREYFIRYPQILKNCCGNKRFIRFNGEKDILLLDTTMTSGYCQEYYSYAVYAELKERGIACSYQDSIGAYNEKYVELNHNGYTLNFVDEYFYIYDKDEALVTSTKDFDEAVLKMVDLASVVS
- a CDS encoding DUF262 domain-containing protein, producing MSSLIPKSIGEMLEANIEFWIPSYQRGYRWTSLQVTELLDDIWEFHKMDPKKDDYYWLQPIVVKGHGDTIEVIDGQQRLTTVLLIIKYIQSIIPFYEGTGYTLTYETRNGSSSYIANIINGESQRNDNIDYYHMYNAFETIREWFRQHPEKNSPVHIWQRLTEQVKVLWYELDAHYDSIDLFTRINIGKIALTNAELIKALFLSKTNLGSNASQHDYIKLKQIELATQWDQIEIHLQNPDFWFFLQPTNVKYDNHIEWIFELVTANFPNDTNIKTSYKTFHAFHDEIERRVDGGEQRYEVVESLWKEILALYYQFNEWYVKRDLYHLIGYLLEIGEPIRNILANAKTMKKDEFLNSLYNMIKSRIKNWDIAELDYENDRSKVKDTLLLYNIMTLQQDENSKQRFDFDRYKNEKWDIEHIHALQSKVPEKQEEQLEYIKDALPFVEDLDFKEQLEQNIQTIKEEALEVEEFEKIQQQIVDYFGNEYSNHISNCTLLDARTNRSYKNSIFPKKREEIIKRDQNGVYIPPCTKNVFLKYYSKQTTQIHYWNQEDREAYMQNILDVLGPVITKHSKEEVSLNA